Sequence from the Candidatus Binataceae bacterium genome:
AGGCGATCGCGGAGGCGGCCGAGATGCTGCGCAAGGAATGCGGCTGAGAAACGCGCGCAGGGCCGCGAATCTAAAAAGGCACCGCTCGCAACAGCAATAAGATCAGGAGCGATAAGACTATGGCCGACGAAACGATCCTCAATGGCCTCCATCCCGCCAAGCTCAGGACGATCACCGATTCGATGCGCGACGATCCCAACGTGCTCAAGGACGTCAGCGGGCCGTGGAAATCGCGCGTGGTATGGCAGGGCGGCTTTCGGGCCAAGGCCTACATGCGCAAGCACGTGATCGAAATGGACGAACCCGAGGGCCTCGACGCAACCGACGCCGCCGCCAGCGCCCACGAGCAGCTGCTCTCGGCGATGGGCAGCTGCCTCACGGTCGGCTTCGTGCTCAACGCGACCAAGCGCGGCGTGCGCATCCACGACCTCGAAGTCGCGCTCGAAGGCAACTTCGAAAATATCCTGAAGTGGGCCGGCCACAGCGCCGACGGCAATCCCGGCTACTCCGCGGTCAAAGCCAAGCTGTTCGTGCGGGCAGACGCCGACGAAAAAACCCTCCAGGAGCTATGGCGCCTCGCGGTCGAAGGCTCGCCCGTCACCCAGACCATCGCGCGGCCGACCCGGATCATCACCGAGTTCGAGAAGGTCTGACCCAAGACTCGATGATACGGCTCGCTGGAGCGGATGCGGTCGCCGAGCGGATCGGCAAGGCCGATTTCGTGATCGTCGATCCGCGCCGCCCGATGAAATACCTGATGGGCCATCTGAGCGGCGCGCTCAATCTGCCCGTCTATCGCGCGTTCGGCGACGACGGCGCCCTGCTCGAACCGGCGGCGCTCGCCGAATGGCTCGGAGCAGGCGGCGTCGGCGAGGGCGTGACGCCTGTGCTCTACGATTCGCCGCAGGGACAGAATGCGGCAATGCTCACGTGGATCATGGAGTATCTGGGCGCGCCGGAGATCCTCCTGCTCGACGTCTTCTTCGAGCAATGGAAGAGCGAGGGCCGCGAGGTCACCTACCGTCCGGTCCCGACGCCTGCCAGAAGGCGTTTTGTGCCGCGGTTGGACCAACGGATGCGCGCGACGCTCGACGAGGTGCGCGCCAACACCTCCGATCGCCTGATCGATTTCCGCTCGCGCGAAGAGTTTACCGGCGAGCGCGACCTCGACGGCGCGCCCGGCCATCTTCCGCGCGCGGTCAATGTCGTATGGAGCGCGCTCAACGGCGCGGAGGGCCGCCTCCTCGGCTCACGCAAACAGCTCGAGCTTAGGTTCGCGCAGGCCGGCGTCGCAAAGGGGCAGAAGGTTATCGCCTATTGCCGCAGCGGGCCGCGCGCCGCACTTGGATACATCGCGCTGGTGCAGGCGGGTTACGACGCGCGGCTGTTCGACGGATCGTTCCTTAAATGGTCGCGCGCCGGCCTTCCGGTCGAAAAATGAACGCCCGATAGTACTCGCGGCGCGACGCGGATGCCGCTTCCCGCTTAGCCTCGGAGAGCACAAACCGATCCGAACGCTGTCGTAACGGCGACCCGATACGAATGCGGCGCCGCAACTATTGATTCCTGCATAAATAACGTCCTAGCATAGGCGCAAAGAAAGAGGACTGTGGCGGATGAAGGAACGAAGCAGGCCGGCTTTGTATTGTAGAGAGCGGGTGTGCCGGCGTCCGGCAGCGGCGAGCGCGTC
This genomic interval carries:
- a CDS encoding OsmC family protein, whose protein sequence is MADETILNGLHPAKLRTITDSMRDDPNVLKDVSGPWKSRVVWQGGFRAKAYMRKHVIEMDEPEGLDATDAAASAHEQLLSAMGSCLTVGFVLNATKRGVRIHDLEVALEGNFENILKWAGHSADGNPGYSAVKAKLFVRADADEKTLQELWRLAVEGSPVTQTIARPTRIITEFEKV
- a CDS encoding rhodanese-like domain-containing protein, producing MIRLAGADAVAERIGKADFVIVDPRRPMKYLMGHLSGALNLPVYRAFGDDGALLEPAALAEWLGAGGVGEGVTPVLYDSPQGQNAAMLTWIMEYLGAPEILLLDVFFEQWKSEGREVTYRPVPTPARRRFVPRLDQRMRATLDEVRANTSDRLIDFRSREEFTGERDLDGAPGHLPRAVNVVWSALNGAEGRLLGSRKQLELRFAQAGVAKGQKVIAYCRSGPRAALGYIALVQAGYDARLFDGSFLKWSRAGLPVEK